The Oceanispirochaeta sp. M1 genome contains a region encoding:
- a CDS encoding GntR family transcriptional regulator: MSDIYQELRSRILNETITPGQKISEIKLAEEFNCSRTPIRDVLKRLELDGLVVIKPKSGTYVKTETTQDLVEIMQVRSALERLAFMQACENAGEREIKRLEKLKKEMDSLTLQEPIDMMKFAQVHYEFHYHIICISGNELLKTFFERLNLRSSHMFYKMMDKHLAEETQIEHQKIIDNLKNRDLEGAGFVENHLHRKINRYLSEN, translated from the coding sequence ATGTCGGATATCTATCAGGAACTCAGATCAAGAATACTCAATGAAACAATAACACCGGGACAGAAAATATCTGAAATTAAACTGGCTGAGGAGTTCAACTGCTCACGCACTCCTATTCGAGATGTTCTGAAACGCCTTGAGCTTGATGGCCTTGTGGTAATCAAACCTAAATCCGGAACCTATGTAAAAACTGAAACAACACAGGATCTTGTTGAGATCATGCAGGTCCGCTCTGCACTTGAACGGCTTGCCTTCATGCAGGCCTGTGAAAATGCGGGTGAGAGAGAAATAAAGAGGCTGGAAAAACTTAAAAAAGAGATGGACTCTCTGACCCTGCAGGAGCCTATCGATATGATGAAGTTTGCACAGGTTCATTATGAATTCCATTATCATATTATCTGTATTTCAGGAAATGAACTTCTTAAAACATTTTTTGAACGTCTAAACCTGAGAAGCAGTCATATGTTTTATAAAATGATGGATAAGCACCTCGCTGAAGAAACTCAGATCGAACATCAAAAAATAATTGATAATCTGAAAAACAGAGACTTGGAAGGTGCGGGTTTCGTGGAAAATCACCTCCACAGAAAAATCAACCGATACCTTAGTGAAAACTGA
- a CDS encoding 4Fe-4S double cluster binding domain-containing protein — translation MTSEELKTYALTLSDKAGIASLEAFDGSLPGQHPLDLLPDCRSVLVFCVKHLDVFSRSRDKDAQAYSQDLTKHMMMHAAYSTSRYIEKQGFKAFPVTGSYKLYPIRKREDSEGRISLRHAAQAAGIGFISRIGIILTGEYGPEVQLGAILTNAELSADEPLSSDPCIKCNLCIKICPSGAIREPGQGEPYLPVNKDFCLDYRKENGGSSPLGYTKQCGLCRSVCPVGK, via the coding sequence TTGACTTCTGAAGAATTAAAAACATATGCCCTGACTCTCAGCGATAAGGCGGGGATTGCTTCTCTTGAGGCCTTTGATGGTTCTCTGCCCGGTCAACATCCCCTTGATCTGCTTCCTGACTGCCGGTCAGTGCTGGTATTCTGTGTTAAACATCTGGATGTGTTCTCCAGGAGCCGGGATAAAGACGCCCAGGCCTATTCTCAGGATCTGACAAAGCATATGATGATGCATGCAGCTTATTCCACATCACGATATATCGAGAAGCAGGGCTTTAAAGCCTTTCCTGTGACAGGTTCCTATAAACTCTACCCGATACGAAAGAGAGAGGATTCTGAGGGAAGGATATCCCTCAGACATGCTGCTCAGGCCGCGGGTATTGGTTTCATTTCCCGGATAGGTATCATACTTACCGGGGAATATGGACCGGAAGTTCAACTGGGGGCTATTCTGACAAATGCTGAATTATCAGCTGATGAGCCCCTGTCATCAGATCCCTGCATAAAATGTAATCTATGTATTAAAATATGCCCCTCCGGAGCTATCAGAGAGCCGGGTCAGGGAGAGCCCTATCTTCCTGTGAATAAAGATTTTTGTCTCGATTACAGGAAAGAGAACGGCGGCAGCTCTCCCCTGGGCTATACGAAGCAATGTGGACTTTGCCGTTCCGTATGTCCCGTCGGTAAATAA
- a CDS encoding sugar ABC transporter permease, with amino-acid sequence MNKINSNSTIKKIINYRLLYALILPGLLYVLIFRYIPLLGTVVAFKKVPTFATIEQIIAADWVGLYQFKKFVNSHYFWNILGNTFKLAGLRMIFEFGAPVILALLMNEIRNSYFKKFVQTVSYMPYFISTVVLAGLVFNVLSLQGGIIPELIRRFGGEAAYYLGDTRSFRGVLLAAIVWKNIGWGTIIYLAALSGIDPQLYEASRIDGAGRWTQTIHISLPSISFAVVIMFLLRISVVLNQGFEETLLLYSPAVYEVSDIIDTYVYRVGLLQNQASFASAVGLFKSLLALALVLLSNTVAKKFSNHSLYG; translated from the coding sequence ATGAATAAGATAAATAGTAATTCAACTATAAAAAAAATCATAAATTACAGGCTGCTTTATGCCCTGATACTGCCGGGGCTACTGTATGTTCTGATCTTTAGATACATCCCTCTTCTAGGAACTGTAGTGGCCTTCAAAAAAGTCCCGACATTTGCCACCATCGAACAGATTATTGCGGCTGACTGGGTAGGTTTATACCAGTTTAAAAAATTCGTTAACTCCCACTATTTCTGGAATATCCTGGGAAATACATTCAAACTCGCCGGACTCAGAATGATATTTGAGTTTGGAGCTCCGGTTATTCTCGCTCTTCTTATGAACGAAATCAGGAACAGTTATTTCAAAAAATTCGTACAGACCGTCTCATATATGCCCTATTTCATATCAACAGTTGTTCTGGCAGGTCTTGTGTTCAATGTTCTCTCACTTCAGGGCGGAATCATCCCTGAATTGATCAGAAGATTTGGAGGTGAAGCTGCATACTATCTGGGAGATACAAGAAGTTTCAGAGGTGTTCTTCTCGCAGCCATTGTCTGGAAAAATATAGGCTGGGGGACAATCATCTATCTGGCAGCTCTGTCAGGAATAGATCCTCAACTTTATGAAGCATCCCGTATAGATGGAGCAGGACGCTGGACTCAAACCATCCATATTTCTCTGCCGTCAATCTCCTTTGCGGTGGTCATAATGTTTCTCCTTAGAATATCCGTGGTTCTGAATCAGGGTTTTGAAGAGACCCTGCTGCTGTATTCACCTGCTGTTTACGAAGTATCTGATATCATTGATACATACGTCTACAGAGTCGGCCTGCTGCAGAATCAGGCCTCTTTCGCTTCTGCAGTTGGTCTATTTAAATCACTGCTGGCCCTGGCTCTGGTACTGCTGTCCAATACAGTTGCAAAAAAATTCTCAAATCACAGTCTCTACGGCTGA
- a CDS encoding uroporphyrinogen decarboxylase family protein: MTSRERVASAINWQKPDRIPVHEDFWTDTLTIWKDQGLPSNIEIYPHVSDKSKTSVDDYFDFDIACMYLDASPRYEQKILSRDGENYTYTDRWGYTAEKPWEKSGSIHYVSTETKDRETWENEVKPRFVLDEDDTARIDDHNYFEHFLPYPSWSGAKKKFDSVNSRERYILFKNYGPWEATWRHRDFSNLLMDIALEPDWVREMADTHLNLTLDILKKCLKEGMRPDGYFMVDDLGGSNAPLMSPDMWMDVLQPSVKKLGEFLKSEGIDFWMHSCGNAEMLYEPLIDCGVKVMNPLQASAGLDIRTMVEKYRDRLAFYGNIDAHLLGKDWLPLEEELKTRKEMFKTGGWICHTDHSIPPDMNMEDFQKMVDLIRSDT; encoded by the coding sequence ATGACATCCCGAGAAAGAGTAGCTTCTGCAATTAATTGGCAGAAACCGGATAGAATTCCAGTTCATGAAGACTTCTGGACAGACACTTTAACCATATGGAAAGATCAGGGCCTCCCATCAAATATTGAAATTTATCCTCATGTTTCAGATAAAAGCAAAACCAGTGTGGATGATTATTTTGATTTTGATATTGCATGCATGTATCTGGATGCCTCACCACGTTATGAACAGAAGATACTCTCCCGGGACGGAGAGAACTATACTTATACAGACAGATGGGGCTATACCGCCGAAAAGCCCTGGGAGAAATCCGGCTCCATTCACTATGTATCGACTGAAACAAAAGACAGAGAAACCTGGGAAAATGAGGTTAAACCCCGATTTGTATTAGATGAAGATGATACAGCAAGAATCGATGATCACAACTATTTTGAGCATTTCCTCCCCTACCCCTCATGGTCCGGAGCCAAAAAGAAATTTGACAGTGTGAATAGTAGAGAACGGTACATTCTCTTCAAAAACTACGGCCCCTGGGAAGCGACCTGGCGTCACAGAGATTTCTCCAATCTTCTGATGGATATTGCCCTGGAGCCGGACTGGGTCCGTGAAATGGCTGACACTCATCTTAACCTGACATTGGATATACTTAAAAAGTGTCTGAAAGAGGGCATGAGACCGGATGGTTATTTTATGGTTGATGATCTGGGAGGCAGCAACGCCCCTCTTATGTCTCCTGATATGTGGATGGATGTACTGCAGCCCTCTGTAAAAAAACTTGGAGAATTCCTTAAAAGTGAAGGGATTGATTTCTGGATGCACAGCTGTGGAAATGCAGAGATGCTCTATGAGCCTCTGATTGACTGTGGTGTGAAGGTCATGAACCCCCTTCAGGCCTCAGCGGGGCTTGATATAAGAACAATGGTTGAAAAATACAGGGATCGCCTGGCCTTTTACGGCAATATAGATGCCCACCTCCTGGGTAAAGACTGGCTGCCCCTGGAAGAGGAACTGAAAACCCGTAAAGAAATGTTTAAGACAGGCGGCTGGATCTGTCATACAGATCATTCCATTCCACCGGATATGAACATGGAAGATTTTCAGAAGATGGTGGACCTGATCAGGTCTGATACTTGA
- a CDS encoding carbohydrate ABC transporter permease yields MSDILLSRGEKAFGIFNTLLMFLLILIFLVPFLSVVMSSFVSTQEYLTRTGMILIPDNFDFSSYKMILKNKMVYNAYGITFFRTIVGTFLQISVTTAMAYGLSKDDLPGRKFIQILLVMCLVFPVQIIPQFLLIKNLGMINSLWSLIFPWMMNIQYIFLMVAFFKQIPASLEEAAIIDGCSHVSIFFRIILPLCLPSVATISLFYAVWHWNSWFDAQMFINDLKLYPMQNLLKRILEVPQLGDIGGSLDDEPLPSESIKGAVIVITSLPILCIYPFIQKYFVKGFMMGSVKG; encoded by the coding sequence ATGAGCGATATTTTATTAAGCCGGGGAGAAAAGGCCTTCGGTATATTCAACACTCTGCTGATGTTTCTACTGATACTGATTTTTCTTGTCCCCTTTTTGTCGGTAGTGATGTCTTCATTTGTTTCCACTCAGGAATATCTTACCCGTACCGGGATGATCCTGATTCCCGATAATTTTGATTTTTCTTCGTACAAGATGATTCTGAAAAATAAGATGGTCTACAATGCATACGGCATTACGTTCTTCAGAACCATAGTCGGAACATTTCTACAGATTTCCGTCACTACAGCGATGGCCTACGGATTATCAAAGGACGACTTACCTGGCAGAAAATTCATACAGATACTGCTTGTGATGTGCCTGGTCTTTCCTGTACAGATCATCCCGCAGTTTCTACTGATTAAAAATCTGGGGATGATTAATTCATTATGGTCCCTAATCTTTCCATGGATGATGAATATTCAATATATCTTCCTGATGGTTGCATTCTTCAAACAGATTCCCGCCAGTCTTGAAGAGGCAGCCATTATTGACGGTTGCAGCCATGTATCCATATTTTTCAGAATCATTCTTCCCCTTTGCCTTCCCTCGGTAGCAACCATTTCTCTGTTCTATGCCGTATGGCACTGGAATTCCTGGTTTGACGCACAGATGTTTATCAATGATCTGAAATTATATCCCATGCAGAATCTGCTTAAACGGATACTGGAAGTTCCTCAACTGGGAGACATAGGAGGCAGTCTGGATGATGAACCACTACCTTCTGAATCCATAAAAGGGGCTGTTATTGTAATAACCTCTCTGCCGATTCTCTGTATCTACCCTTTTATTCAAAAGTACTTTGTAAAAGGATTTATGATGGGTTCCGTAAAAGGATAA